CGTGCTGCTCGACGTCGATCAGGCACGTCTCCTGATCAACGAGCTGGATCGGGCGGTCATGCTTCTGTCCTCGAAAAAGATCGGCGCGCTTATCGTCATTGAGCGCAATATGAAGCTGGACGATGTGAGCGCGACGGGAATCCGCATTGAGGGACTCATCACGGCGGACTTTCTGATGAATGTCTTTATACCGAATACGCCGCTGCACGACGGTGCGGCTGTCATCCGTGGAAACCGTCTGATTGCCGCGGGCTGCATCCTGCCGCTGACGGACAATCGGATGCTCTCGACCGAGCTCGGTACGCGTCATCGTGCCGCCATCGGCCTGTCGGAGCAGTGCGACGCATTGATTATCGTCGTCAGCGAGGAGACGGGAACGGTTTCCATCGCGGAAAACGGCAAGATCATTCGATATCTGAATTCGGAGCGTCTGAAGGGATACCTGCGGCCGGTTTACGCGCCGAAGAAGACGGGCTTTAAGGACCTCTTGAAAAACTGGAGGAGGAAGCAGTGATGATGACAAAAATGCGGCAGCTCATCCAGCGCAACCTCCTCGCCAAGGTGATCGCGCTTGTCGTGGCGATCGTTCTTTGGCTGTATGTCATGAATGAGCAGAATCCGACGATCGAAGGCGATTTTGTCGTGCCCATCGAGCTGACGAATGTGCCGGACGAATACCGGATGACGCAGTCCGTCAAGTCGGCAAAGATCTACGTTCGCGGCGCGCGGTCGAACTTTGTGTCGGCGTCGCCGAACAGCTTCAAAGCCATCGCGGACTTGACGGGGTTGGAATCGGGCTCGTATGACGCGGCACTTCGTGCCGTGATGCCGCAGGGGTTTGAGCTTGTATCCATCGAGCCGGCGACCGTCCATGTGGAGCTGGATCAGATCATCAGCCGCAATATGCCCGTTGAGATCGTGCAGACGGGGATGGCGGGGCCGGATGTGACGGTCGCGAAGATCGAGCAGGAGTATCCGTACGTCAAGATCGAGGGCCCCGCCTCGCTTGTAAATCGCGTGGCGGCGGTTGTGGGATATATCGCGCTGGGCGGCAACAAGGAAGACTTTTCCACATTGACATCGCTCAACGCGCTCGATGCGGAGGGGCGGAGCGTCAGCGGCGTAGAGATTACGCCTGTGTCCATGCAGATCAAGGTGCAGCTGGCGCGAGGCCTCGCAAAGAAGGTCGTCACGGTCCACCCCGTACTGGACGGCGTGCTGCCCGACGGACTGACACTGGGCGATGTGACGGTGGTTCCCTTGAAAATCGAGGTTGCCGGCAGTGCCGAGACCCTGGAGAAAATCGTGTCGATCGATA
This portion of the Selenomonas sp. TAMA-11512 genome encodes:
- the cdaA gene encoding diadenylate cyclase CdaA, with the translated sequence MSVHIPIQLQGILSTISILDLLDILIVAIILYKLYQMLQDTRAITLVKGILMLLMLSIATNWMGMHVIYWLLQQTVTLLFVALPIVFQPELRRTLEHIGQGSFFGRSVLLDVDQARLLINELDRAVMLLSSKKIGALIVIERNMKLDDVSATGIRIEGLITADFLMNVFIPNTPLHDGAAVIRGNRLIAAGCILPLTDNRMLSTELGTRHRAAIGLSEQCDALIIVVSEETGTVSIAENGKIIRYLNSERLKGYLRPVYAPKKTGFKDLLKNWRRKQ
- a CDS encoding CdaR family protein, whose product is MMTKMRQLIQRNLLAKVIALVVAIVLWLYVMNEQNPTIEGDFVVPIELTNVPDEYRMTQSVKSAKIYVRGARSNFVSASPNSFKAIADLTGLESGSYDAALRAVMPQGFELVSIEPATVHVELDQIISRNMPVEIVQTGMAGPDVTVAKIEQEYPYVKIEGPASLVNRVAAVVGYIALGGNKEDFSTLTSLNALDAEGRSVSGVEITPVSMQIKVQLARGLAKKVVTVHPVLDGVLPDGLTLGDVTVVPLKIEVAGSAETLEKIVSIDTAKVLLSNFTAEGKHTIKSELLLPKGVTVTNPEVSLTVEVRARND